The Fusarium musae strain F31 chromosome 10, whole genome shotgun sequence genome window below encodes:
- a CDS encoding hypothetical protein (EggNog:ENOG41~CAZy:PL1) — translation MKSLSLFSVAVAALVSNVSAAGVTGTPEGFASEVTGGGSAEGAYPKSTDELVSMLGDSTTRVILLDQEFDFTGTEGTASEQGCAPWGTGSGCQTAINKDDWCNNYQPDAPKVDVNYDKAGLNPIIVNSDKSIVGVGANGVIKGKGLYIKGTKNIIIQNIHITELNPQYVWGGDAITLDGADLVWIDHVTTSNIGRQHIVLGTNADNRVSITNNHINGESQWSATCDGHQYWSMYFTGSSDAKLPMITMKNNYITKTSGRAPKVAGNTVLHAVNNYWSDNSGHAFETSDQAKILAEGNLFQDVKAAIEEGSTGAIFASPDASANAACSSGVGHVCEINQYDNSGSLSGTDSSFFSSFSGKAAEAKPASSVTGLAASAGFGTI, via the exons atgaagtctctctctcttttctccgtGGCCGTCGCCGCGCTGGTCTCCAACGTTTCCGCCGCCGGCGTAACCGGCACCCCCGAGGGCTTCGCCTCCGAAGTTACAGGCGGAGGTAGTGCCGAGGGCGCGTACCCCAAGTCAACCGATGAGCTGGTCTCTATGCTTGGCGACTCTACCACGCGCGTCATCCTTCTCGACCAGGAGTTCGACTTCACCGGAACCGAGGGCACTGCGTCCGAGCAGGGCTGTGCTCCCTGGGGTACGGGCTCGGGCTGCCAGACGGCTATCAACAAGGATGATTGGTGTAACAACTATCAGCCTGATGCCCCCAAGGTCGACGTTAACTATGATAAGGCGGGCCTGAACCCGATTATCGTCAACTCGGATAAGTCgattgttggtgttggtgcgAATGGTGTtatcaagggcaagggtcTTTATATCAAGGGGACtaagaatattattattcAGAACATCCATATTACCGAACTGAACCCTCAGTATGTTTGGGGCGGAGACGCTATCACCCTTGATGGAGCGGATCTTGTTTGGATCGATCACGTCACTACCTCCAACATTGGCCGACAGCACATCGTCCTTGGCACCAACGCTGATAACCGAGTCTCTATCACCAACAACCACATCAACGGCGAGAGCCAGTGGTCTGCTACATGTGATGGACACCAGTACTGGTCCATGTACTTTACCGGCTCCAGCGACGCAA AGCTACCT ATGATCACCATGAAGAACAACTACATCACCAAGACCTCCGGCCGCGCCCCCAAGGTCGCCGGAAACACCGTCCTCCACGCCGTCAACAACTACTGGTCCGACAACTCCGGCCACGCCTTCGAGACCAGCGACCAAGCCAAGATTCTCGCCGAGGGCAACCTCTTCCAGGATGTCAAGGCCGCTATCGAGGAGGGATCCACCGGTGCCATCTTTGCCAGCCCTGATGCTTCCGCCAACGCTGCTTGCTCCAGCGGTGTTGGCCACGTCTGCGAGATTAACCAGTACGATAACTCTGGTTCTCTTTCTGGTACCGATTctagcttcttcagctctttCAGCggaaaggctgctgaggcgAAGCCTGCGTCTTCCGTCACTGGTCTTGCTGCCAGTGCTGGTTTCGGAACCATC